A stretch of the Arthrobacter stackebrandtii genome encodes the following:
- the murC gene encoding UDP-N-acetylmuramate--L-alanine ligase, whose amino-acid sequence MRKETTPVAYIPPTLAELGRVHFIGMGGAGMSAIARIMLGQGVAVSGSDARNSAGLEQLKGMGAAVFLGQAAGNVAGADTVVVSTAIRESNPELAAARAAGLRVLHRSQALASAMADDAVVAIAGTHGKTTTTSMATVMLRAAGVDASFAVGGTVQGLGVNAAHGTAPVFVAEADESDASFLNYRPQVAVVTNLEADHLDHYGTAEAVFAAFEDFVALLPADGTLVACLDDAGSAALAAHAAAAGTRCLGYGFADGADIRLVPGERDGLRTSASVVVRSGLLPGGEAQEVELRLGVPGDHNLRNAAAALAVAVVLGVDLSAAVAGLAQFSGAARRFEAKGEGRGVAVYDDYAHHPTEVTAALHAARTVAGSHKVHVLFQPHLFSRTAEFAAEFAQALDLADTVAVLDIYPAREDPVPGVTSELITSRLHKPTGYAPDTAAAVAQLAGGAVAGDIILTVGAGDVTELGPDLVAALQGHGHG is encoded by the coding sequence ATGAGGAAGGAAACAACCCCCGTGGCTTACATTCCACCGACACTGGCTGAACTCGGCCGCGTGCACTTCATCGGCATGGGCGGGGCGGGCATGTCCGCGATCGCCCGCATCATGCTGGGGCAGGGTGTTGCCGTCAGCGGCTCCGACGCCCGGAATTCTGCCGGGCTGGAACAGCTCAAGGGCATGGGCGCCGCCGTGTTCCTGGGCCAGGCCGCCGGAAACGTCGCCGGGGCCGACACCGTGGTGGTATCCACCGCCATCCGCGAGTCCAACCCTGAGCTGGCTGCCGCCAGGGCCGCGGGGCTGCGCGTGCTGCACCGTTCACAGGCGCTGGCCTCCGCCATGGCGGACGACGCCGTCGTGGCGATCGCCGGCACCCACGGCAAGACCACCACGACCTCCATGGCCACCGTCATGCTGCGGGCCGCCGGGGTGGACGCATCCTTCGCGGTGGGCGGCACGGTGCAGGGGCTCGGCGTCAACGCGGCCCACGGCACGGCACCCGTGTTTGTGGCCGAGGCCGACGAATCCGACGCCTCCTTCCTCAACTACCGCCCGCAAGTGGCCGTCGTCACCAACCTGGAGGCCGACCACCTGGACCACTACGGCACGGCCGAGGCCGTCTTTGCCGCCTTCGAGGATTTTGTGGCCCTGCTGCCGGCCGACGGCACGCTGGTGGCCTGCCTGGACGACGCCGGATCGGCCGCCTTGGCTGCGCACGCCGCCGCTGCGGGGACCCGCTGCCTGGGCTACGGTTTCGCCGACGGTGCGGACATTCGGCTGGTCCCGGGGGAGCGGGACGGGCTGCGCACCAGCGCCTCCGTGGTGGTGCGTTCCGGGCTGCTGCCGGGCGGGGAGGCCCAGGAGGTGGAACTGCGGCTTGGCGTTCCCGGCGACCACAACCTGCGCAACGCCGCGGCCGCCCTGGCCGTGGCTGTGGTCCTTGGTGTTGACCTTTCCGCTGCCGTTGCCGGCCTGGCCCAGTTCAGCGGTGCCGCACGCCGCTTTGAAGCCAAGGGGGAGGGGCGCGGCGTGGCCGTGTACGACGACTACGCCCACCACCCCACCGAGGTCACCGCCGCCCTTCATGCAGCCCGCACCGTGGCGGGATCACACAAGGTACACGTTTTGTTCCAGCCGCACCTGTTCTCCCGCACGGCAGAATTTGCCGCCGAATTTGCGCAGGCGCTGGACTTGGCCGACACCGTGGCCGTGCTCGACATTTACCCGGCCCGCGAGGACCCCGTCCCCGGCGTCACGAGCGAACTCATCACTTCCCGGCTGCACAAGCCCACCGGCTACGCGCCGGACACTGCCGCGGCCGTCGCACAGCTGGCTGGCGGGGCCGTCGCTGGGGACATCATCTTGACGGTTGGCGCAGGAGACGTCACGGAGCTTGGGCCCGATCTTGTGGCTGCGCTGCAGGGGCACGGCCATGGCTGA
- the murG gene encoding undecaprenyldiphospho-muramoylpentapeptide beta-N-acetylglucosaminyltransferase — MQHHNQTPAERRPERQGQPLSVVLAGGGSAGHVSPLLAIAAAIRKQQPGAGIVAVGSRGGLEETLVPAAGHELAFIERIPLPRRPSADLARLPVRMRQAVTTAKAILNNAGADVLVGVGGYVCTPMYLAAKSLGVPIVIHEANTRAGLANRVGARFTSHVGTAFAATKIRHAHLVGMPMRADIAGLDRAGARAGARERLGLDPELPTLIVTGGSLGALRLNTAVSGALSALSAAGIQTLHITGKGKPVLNDDGTTLAAPLYSQREYVDTMADVYAAADLLLCRSGAGTVSEVAAVGLPAVFVPLPIGNGEQARNADELVRADAAVLVADGDLDAAWIERELVPLVLDGPRLEQMGAAAARHGIRDAAERMADMVFAAGGTPSA; from the coding sequence ATGCAGCACCACAACCAGACACCGGCGGAGCGCCGCCCGGAACGCCAGGGGCAGCCGCTGTCCGTCGTATTGGCCGGGGGCGGTTCTGCCGGGCATGTCAGCCCGCTGCTGGCCATCGCCGCCGCCATCCGGAAACAGCAGCCCGGGGCCGGGATCGTGGCCGTGGGCAGCAGGGGCGGGCTCGAGGAGACGCTGGTCCCTGCAGCCGGGCACGAACTTGCCTTCATTGAACGCATCCCGCTGCCGCGGCGGCCCTCCGCGGACCTGGCCCGGCTGCCCGTGCGCATGCGGCAGGCCGTCACCACGGCCAAGGCCATCCTCAACAACGCCGGGGCTGACGTGCTGGTGGGTGTGGGAGGCTATGTCTGCACCCCCATGTACCTGGCCGCAAAGTCACTCGGCGTGCCGATCGTCATCCATGAGGCCAACACCCGGGCCGGCCTGGCCAACAGGGTGGGGGCCCGGTTCACCAGCCATGTGGGCACGGCCTTTGCCGCAACCAAGATCCGCCACGCCCACCTGGTGGGCATGCCCATGAGGGCCGACATTGCCGGGCTGGACCGTGCCGGCGCCCGTGCCGGTGCCCGCGAACGCCTGGGCCTGGACCCGGAGCTGCCCACACTGATCGTCACCGGCGGCTCACTGGGCGCATTGCGGCTGAACACTGCCGTGTCCGGAGCCCTGTCCGCGCTGTCCGCGGCCGGCATCCAGACCCTCCACATCACAGGCAAGGGCAAGCCGGTCCTCAACGACGACGGCACGACGCTTGCTGCCCCCCTGTACAGCCAGCGCGAGTATGTGGACACCATGGCGGATGTCTACGCGGCAGCCGACCTGCTGCTGTGCCGCTCAGGCGCGGGCACGGTGTCGGAGGTGGCCGCCGTCGGGCTTCCCGCAGTGTTTGTCCCGCTGCCCATTGGCAACGGTGAGCAGGCCCGCAACGCCGACGAACTGGTGCGCGCGGACGCAGCAGTGCTGGTTGCCGACGGAGACCTTGACGCAGCTTGGATCGAGCGCGAACTGGTGCCGCTGGTCCTGGACGGCCCCCGGCTGGAACAGATGGGGGCGGCCGCTGCCCGGCACGGCATTCGAGACGCCGCAGAACGCATGGCCGACATGGTATTTGCCGCTGGCGGGACGCCCAGCGCATGA